One genomic region from Glaciimonas sp. PAMC28666 encodes:
- a CDS encoding HlyD family secretion protein: MPLFREQALAAQQTNYLGGIILVRPLSLSVLTACALILAVLLGTLLRLGSYTRHSTVAGQLIPTSGFIKVYASQPGIVVEKRVTEDSNVSAGQVLYVLSGERDSSTGGPTQAAISAAVKQRQASLRGELQAMRSLQQQERAALIGKIAGMDLEQHNLAAQIDGQRARVALAQLTQARYLGLLKQDFISQEQWQQKQEELLDQRNRQQSLERDRIGMVIELAAQRSALGSLSLQQQNQSASIERSLSSASQELSESEARRRLVITAPQAGRVTTALAEVGQTVDVTRPLLSIVPSGARLRAELYAPSRAIGFVHAGDQVMLRYQAYPYQKFGHQRGTIEAVALTALSGRELGEPESSGKEPLYRITVQLQAQSVVAYGTPQPLLAGMSLEADIAQEKRHLYEWVLAPLYTLTGKR; this comes from the coding sequence ATGCCCCTTTTCCGAGAACAAGCGCTAGCCGCACAACAGACCAACTATCTGGGTGGAATCATATTGGTCCGGCCATTGTCGCTATCGGTTCTCACGGCTTGTGCATTGATATTGGCGGTATTGCTCGGGACCTTGTTGCGTTTGGGGAGCTATACACGTCACAGCACAGTGGCGGGGCAATTAATTCCTACCTCTGGTTTTATTAAGGTCTATGCGTCGCAACCCGGCATCGTCGTTGAAAAACGGGTAACCGAGGACAGCAATGTCAGCGCTGGCCAGGTGTTATATGTTTTGTCCGGTGAGCGCGACAGCAGTACCGGCGGCCCCACTCAGGCGGCGATCAGCGCCGCAGTGAAGCAACGGCAGGCCAGCCTGCGCGGAGAATTACAGGCTATGCGCAGTTTGCAGCAGCAAGAGCGCGCAGCGTTAATCGGCAAAATCGCAGGCATGGATCTGGAACAGCATAATCTGGCTGCCCAAATCGACGGTCAGCGTGCCCGCGTCGCATTGGCGCAACTGACGCAGGCGCGTTATCTGGGCTTGCTGAAGCAGGATTTTATCTCTCAGGAACAATGGCAACAGAAGCAGGAAGAACTGTTGGATCAGCGCAATCGTCAGCAAAGTCTGGAGCGTGATCGCATTGGTATGGTGATCGAACTCGCGGCGCAGCGCAGCGCGCTCGGGAGTCTGTCCTTGCAGCAGCAAAACCAGTCGGCATCAATCGAGAGAAGTTTAAGTAGTGCGTCGCAGGAATTGAGCGAAAGTGAGGCGCGACGGCGGCTTGTCATTACCGCGCCGCAGGCGGGTCGAGTCACCACCGCTTTGGCCGAAGTGGGACAAACGGTAGACGTCACGCGACCGTTGCTCAGCATTGTGCCAAGCGGTGCGCGCTTACGGGCTGAACTGTATGCACCCAGCCGCGCAATCGGCTTTGTGCACGCCGGCGATCAGGTTATGTTGCGCTATCAAGCCTATCCCTATCAAAAATTTGGGCATCAGCGCGGCACGATTGAAGCGGTGGCATTAACGGCCTTGTCAGGCCGCGAACTGGGCGAGCCGGAAAGCAGTGGCAAGGAGCCGTTGTATCGCATCACCGTGCAATTGCAGGCCCAATCCGTCGTCGCCTATGGCACGCCGCAGCCGTTATTAGCCGGCATGTCTCTGGAGGCCGATATCGCGCAGGAAAAAAGACATCTGTACGAATGGGTGCTCGCGCCCTTATACACCCTGACAGGAAAACGCTGA